Genomic DNA from Vibrio sp. SNU_ST1:
ACCGTCACTAGCTGCATCGAGTTATCACTGAATGCCATGGTTGAAAAGCGGGTCAACTGAGAGCTTTCAAACTGTTCAACTTGAGTGAGGTCTAACAAAGATTGCGGGATTGGGTTTGCTGAGATAAACACGCTATCGGCGGTAAGCGCATCTTTGCCTTGCTTAACAATTACCTGTTCCATACGTTCGGCTAACGCCGACAATGCAAAAACACAAGCAATGATCAGTGTTAATGCGATGGAAACTGGCCACAACTGACCGTGTCGTATCTCTTCGATGCTCCATGAAAACAGTCGTTTGTTCAGTCCGTGTGATGAATTCAATTTAGACTTCCTCTATCTGACCGACATGCATCTTAAGTGTTCGTTGGCAACGCTGTGCGAGCTTAGGGTCGTGCGTGACAAGAACAAGCGTGGTGCCGTGCGATGAATTGAGTTCAAACAACAACTCGACGATTTTCGCTGCCGTTTGTTGGTCTAGGTTACCTGTGGGTTCATCAGCAAAAAGGATTTTTGGCTTGATCATAAAAGCACGAGCTAAAGCGACCCTTTGTTGTTCACCGCCTGATAGTTGAGACGGCAGGTGATCAAGCCTGTCTTTCAAACCCACTGATTCAAGCAAAGCAGTCGCACGTTCGATGTCTTCGTCTTCACCTTTCAACAAACAAGGTAGCGTGACGTTTTGCAGCGCAGAAAGGCTTGGGATCAATAAGAAGCTTTGGAAAACAAACCCAACGGATTCACTGCGGATTTTGGCTCTCGCTTCGTCATCCAGCTGTGATAGAGGTTGGCCTAACAAACTGATTTCGCCAGACGTTGGCACATCAAGCCCTGCAAGCAGTGTCATTAGGGTTGATTTACCTGCCCCTGAAGTGCCGACAATCGCGACGGTTTCTCCTTCACGAATATCGATATCAACATGCTCTAAGATTGTTAAATGTTCTTGATTAGTAGACACTGTCTTGGAAACAGCTTCTGCTTTAATGATGGATGTATGCATGACTCGACTAATTTCCTTTTTATTCTTAATTATATTTTCAACCGCTTCTTTGGCTCAAGATACCGAGTTAGATTCTAAGTTACTGGTACTTGGTGATAGCTTGAGTGCTGGTTACAATATGGACATCAAACAGAGTTGGCCAAGTCTATTGCCAAACGCATTAGCGAAGCATGACAAAACAGTTACTGTGGTTAATGGCAGTATTTCGGGTGACACAACCGGCAACGGGTTAGCTCGTTTACCACAATTGCTTGAAGAACACGCTCCAGACACTGTTCTTATCGAACTCGGTGCGAATGATGGTCTTCGTGGATTTCCACCTAAGCTGATGTCTGCGAATCTTGATCAAATCATTAAGCAGATAAAAGCTGCAGGCGCGAAACCTATTATGATGAAGATTAAAATCCCACCGAATTACGGTAAGCGTTACAACCAGCAGTTTGAATACGTCTTTGCAGCGCTTGCTGATCAACAAAATGTACCGCTTTTACCTTTTTTCCTAGAGCATATCATCCTTAAACCTGAGTGGATGATGAACGATGGACTGCATCCAAAACCAGAAGCTCAGCCTTGGATTGCTGAATTTGTCGCCAAAGAATTATATCAG
This window encodes:
- a CDS encoding ABC transporter ATP-binding protein: MHTSIIKAEAVSKTVSTNQEHLTILEHVDIDIREGETVAIVGTSGAGKSTLMTLLAGLDVPTSGEISLLGQPLSQLDDEARAKIRSESVGFVFQSFLLIPSLSALQNVTLPCLLKGEDEDIERATALLESVGLKDRLDHLPSQLSGGEQQRVALARAFMIKPKILFADEPTGNLDQQTAAKIVELLFELNSSHGTTLVLVTHDPKLAQRCQRTLKMHVGQIEEV
- a CDS encoding arylesterase codes for the protein MTRLISFLFLIIFSTASLAQDTELDSKLLVLGDSLSAGYNMDIKQSWPSLLPNALAKHDKTVTVVNGSISGDTTGNGLARLPQLLEEHAPDTVLIELGANDGLRGFPPKLMSANLDQIIKQIKAAGAKPIMMKIKIPPNYGKRYNQQFEYVFAALADQQNVPLLPFFLEHIILKPEWMMNDGLHPKPEAQPWIAEFVAKELYQYL